Proteins encoded within one genomic window of Prosthecobacter fusiformis:
- a CDS encoding phosphatidylglycerol lysyltransferase domain-containing protein, producing MPPQVLRLIFLLSFSLIISAHAQDADDDGPTPKASVQLTHGMAKIRLYEPDEIPPRAIVIFGSGDGGWSPWEDSVAHWLRGHGAYVVGFDLRAYATKDYDQRTLGLDMAALAAEATRRCEGAEVPIIYSGWSMGAVQAVAAAGGKERPASLAGLLLFSADSRGRYGLREKDELGITPQGPGTFGLSEFNAAMKNLRVAQFHGGADFMASTAWVQSLKSPKALYLVPGANHGFDGPDDSFEEWVARGFNWVLGDNGASSAPPVHDSSLPWGLSPLWPAAALAIVLSLIFIFSRKHSLRILVWAVTIMAWLNLLEAMTVKPPEALDWMDNWLPLGISDNSRILLLFSGIGLLALARGLRRHKHMAWLLAVIMLCVSVIVHLTRAFQWHHALAAMVLLAPLIRWRSTFLARSDAPSLRFAFISVPVLALSLLIYGVTGLRQFSERGEFGEALSWTDCVNGTASAIILQKSNLDTDGSRNVRIFLSNVRGGSLLSALAVVILMLRPVLKKRMPEATAEERDRVARLIDQHGKDPMDSFALLEDKRYFFSQDSSGFIAYALWRKYAVALADPVCAQDMRPALIIEFTTYCARQDWEPLFYCAHVSNRQLYEEAGFVTVKVGEDARLETADFKLEGGKFQNLRTARNKARKNGLTYQWYDARPAPDHGLEAQLQLLSQDWLENKHGGEMTFDLGSFDIPTLRTHGVSIVRNPEGRIEAFATWWPYAQGKGRCLDLMRGRDEVRDVMDFLIVEAIDHFKTLGVEQVSLGNAPLANIDATQEDASLSREERAVKFLFDNFDRFYGYKSLFNFKKKYQPEWQGRYLAYQPRTRLAMVALAVAGVHLPRGFKGLIGS from the coding sequence ATGCCTCCCCAGGTCCTCCGGCTGATTTTCCTCCTGTCTTTTTCGCTGATCATCTCTGCGCACGCACAAGACGCCGATGATGATGGCCCCACACCCAAGGCGAGCGTACAGCTCACTCATGGAATGGCCAAAATCCGCCTCTATGAGCCGGATGAAATCCCGCCGCGCGCCATTGTCATTTTTGGTTCCGGTGATGGTGGCTGGTCACCTTGGGAAGATTCCGTGGCCCATTGGCTACGCGGTCATGGTGCCTATGTAGTTGGATTTGACCTGCGGGCTTATGCCACCAAGGATTATGATCAAAGAACGTTAGGCCTAGACATGGCCGCCCTGGCGGCTGAAGCAACCCGGCGCTGCGAGGGGGCGGAGGTGCCGATCATTTACAGCGGCTGGAGCATGGGAGCCGTCCAGGCTGTGGCTGCTGCCGGTGGCAAAGAACGGCCCGCCAGTCTGGCCGGGCTGCTGCTCTTCAGCGCAGACAGCCGTGGGCGCTATGGATTGCGGGAAAAAGATGAACTGGGCATCACCCCCCAGGGGCCGGGGACGTTCGGCCTGTCAGAGTTCAATGCGGCCATGAAAAATCTGCGCGTGGCCCAGTTCCATGGCGGTGCGGATTTCATGGCTTCTACCGCCTGGGTGCAGAGCCTCAAATCCCCCAAAGCCCTGTATCTGGTGCCTGGGGCCAATCATGGTTTTGATGGTCCGGACGATTCCTTTGAAGAATGGGTGGCCAGGGGATTTAACTGGGTGCTGGGGGACAATGGAGCTTCATCCGCACCACCGGTGCATGACAGCAGCCTGCCGTGGGGACTTTCCCCTCTCTGGCCGGCAGCGGCCCTGGCCATAGTGCTGTCGCTCATTTTCATTTTCTCGCGCAAGCATTCTCTGCGGATTTTAGTCTGGGCCGTCACCATCATGGCCTGGCTGAATTTGCTGGAGGCCATGACGGTCAAGCCTCCCGAAGCCCTGGACTGGATGGACAACTGGCTGCCGCTGGGCATCAGCGACAATAGCCGCATTCTCCTGCTTTTTTCCGGTATCGGTCTTCTAGCCCTGGCCCGTGGCTTGCGAAGGCACAAGCACATGGCCTGGCTGCTGGCGGTGATCATGCTTTGTGTCTCGGTGATCGTCCATTTGACACGCGCTTTCCAATGGCACCACGCGCTGGCTGCGATGGTCCTGCTGGCCCCACTCATCCGCTGGCGCTCAACCTTCCTTGCACGGTCTGATGCACCATCTCTTCGTTTTGCCTTCATTAGCGTGCCTGTGCTTGCCCTGAGCCTGCTGATTTATGGAGTGACCGGCCTGCGCCAATTCAGTGAACGGGGGGAATTCGGCGAGGCTCTGAGCTGGACAGACTGCGTGAACGGCACCGCCTCCGCCATCATCCTGCAAAAGAGCAATCTGGACACGGATGGCAGCCGCAATGTGCGGATCTTTCTCTCCAACGTCCGTGGTGGCAGTCTGCTCAGCGCCCTGGCGGTGGTGATTCTCATGCTCAGGCCAGTCTTGAAAAAACGCATGCCCGAGGCCACCGCTGAGGAAAGGGACCGCGTCGCCCGTCTCATTGACCAGCATGGGAAGGATCCCATGGACAGCTTTGCCCTGCTGGAGGACAAGCGGTATTTTTTCAGCCAGGATTCTTCAGGCTTCATCGCCTATGCCCTTTGGCGAAAATATGCCGTCGCCCTGGCAGACCCTGTTTGTGCCCAAGACATGCGGCCCGCGCTCATCATCGAATTTACCACCTACTGCGCCCGCCAGGATTGGGAACCCTTGTTTTACTGCGCCCATGTCAGCAACCGCCAGCTGTATGAAGAGGCTGGATTTGTCACCGTCAAAGTGGGTGAAGACGCCCGGCTGGAGACCGCTGATTTCAAGCTGGAGGGCGGCAAATTTCAGAACCTGCGCACGGCCCGCAACAAGGCTCGTAAAAACGGCCTGACCTACCAGTGGTATGATGCACGACCGGCACCGGATCACGGCCTGGAGGCTCAGTTGCAACTGCTCTCCCAAGACTGGCTGGAAAACAAACATGGCGGAGAAATGACCTTCGACCTGGGCAGCTTTGACATCCCGACCCTGCGCACCCATGGAGTCTCAATCGTGCGCAACCCGGAGGGCCGCATTGAGGCCTTCGCCACGTGGTGGCCTTACGCCCAGGGTAAAGGTCGCTGTCTGGATCTGATGCGCGGACGTGACGAGGTGCGGGATGTGATGGACTTCCTCATTGTGGAGGCCATTGATCATTTTAAAACCCTCGGCGTAGAACAGGTCAGCCTGGGGAATGCTCCCCTCGCCAACATTGATGCCACCCAGGAAGATGCGAGCCTGAGCCGGGAGGAGAGGGCCGTAAAATTTCTTTTCGACAACTTTGACCGCTTCTATGGCTATAAGAGCCTGTTCAATTTCAAAAAGAAGTACCAGCCAGAATGGCAAGGCCGCTATCTGGCCTATCAACCCCGCACCCGCCTGGCCATGGTGGCTCTGGCAGTCGCAGGTGTCCACCTGCCCCGGGGTTTCAAAGGACTCATCGGATCGTGA
- a CDS encoding A/G-specific adenine glycosylase has translation MPASSLAADLVSWFHQTGRVYPWRQTRDPYAILVSEVMLQQTQISTVLGRGYYARWLLRFPDFATLAAASESDILTAWEGLGYYRRARNLQKLAQVVMAEHAGIFPQEPAAILALPGIGPYTAGAISSFAFGLNEPIVDGNVARVLSRLDNDATPIDSTAGSKRLWERATELVRATDDPRALNSALMELGQTICKPALPQCPDCPVKKHCHAIDPSGLPVKSNKTQITEVTERVIFLQTPQGVLLEQETGARRTGLWKLPALPEDAEPTPPLLLKTTYGITRYKVTLWVHEAPPNQMHEWPASHRLIPHAELATTAMPSPYRRALEKLLKNSLFRLES, from the coding sequence GTGCCCGCTTCCTCTCTAGCCGCTGATCTCGTCTCCTGGTTCCACCAGACCGGGCGCGTGTATCCCTGGCGGCAGACACGTGATCCCTATGCGATTCTGGTCTCGGAAGTCATGCTGCAGCAGACCCAGATCAGCACCGTACTAGGCCGTGGATACTATGCCCGGTGGCTGTTGCGCTTTCCAGATTTCGCCACGCTGGCGGCTGCCTCGGAGAGCGATATCCTCACGGCCTGGGAAGGGCTGGGGTATTATCGTCGCGCACGGAATTTGCAGAAACTGGCTCAGGTGGTGATGGCAGAGCATGCTGGCATTTTCCCCCAGGAGCCTGCCGCCATTCTGGCTCTACCAGGCATCGGTCCTTATACGGCGGGGGCTATTTCGAGTTTTGCCTTCGGTCTGAATGAACCCATCGTGGATGGCAATGTGGCCCGGGTTTTGTCTCGTCTGGACAATGATGCGACGCCCATTGATTCCACAGCCGGGAGCAAGCGCCTTTGGGAACGGGCCACGGAACTGGTCCGCGCTACGGATGATCCTCGTGCCTTAAATTCTGCCCTCATGGAACTGGGGCAGACGATCTGCAAACCAGCACTGCCCCAGTGTCCTGACTGCCCGGTAAAGAAACATTGCCACGCCATTGATCCCTCCGGCCTGCCGGTCAAATCTAACAAGACCCAGATCACGGAAGTGACTGAACGGGTGATCTTTCTCCAGACTCCTCAAGGCGTGCTGCTGGAACAGGAAACTGGGGCACGGCGCACCGGCCTCTGGAAGCTGCCTGCGCTGCCGGAGGATGCCGAGCCAACGCCTCCCCTGCTGCTAAAGACCACCTATGGCATCACCCGCTACAAGGTGACCCTGTGGGTTCATGAGGCCCCGCCTAACCAAATGCATGAATGGCCAGCCTCTCATCGCCTCATTCCCCATGCTGAACTGGCAACGACGGCCATGCCCAGCCCGTATCGCCGGGCGCTGGAGAAGCTGCTGAAAAATTCCCTGTTCCGCCTGGAGTCCTGA
- the metX gene encoding homoserine O-acetyltransferase MetX, with protein sequence MSKGQGKTATHFFHLGSESEPFLFANGDSLPGITVAYEMYGKLNAKKNNAILLFHALSGSQHAAGRTEEIEGLGERWTDDVKPGWWDLFIGPGKALDTTRYCIICANYLGGCYGSSGPTSINPATGKPYGKSFPPVLSSDVVRSQIALLDHLGISQLHAVIGASVGGLLALNLATLYPERVRIIIPVATGLKTTVLTRLTLFEQVMAIENDPHFHGGDYYEGPAPEYGLALARMISHKTFVHLDAIEKRAKTTVSQPNGQLSWYKVGHNVESYMLHQGKKFVKRFDANSYLRIINMWLRFDPLRDAGVDSYEQLFARSTAAGHHYLVFSIDSDFCFYPEEQAEMVSALERAEVSSMHITVHSTKGHDSFLLEPELYTPHLVYTLEGRWQKSSLDGEVQEVE encoded by the coding sequence ATGTCAAAAGGTCAGGGCAAAACCGCCACGCATTTCTTCCATCTCGGCTCCGAATCAGAGCCCTTCCTCTTTGCCAATGGCGATTCGCTGCCTGGCATCACGGTGGCCTATGAGATGTATGGCAAGCTGAATGCCAAAAAGAACAACGCCATCCTGCTCTTTCACGCCCTCTCCGGCAGCCAGCATGCCGCCGGCCGCACCGAAGAGATCGAAGGTCTCGGGGAACGATGGACCGATGACGTCAAGCCCGGCTGGTGGGACCTTTTTATCGGACCTGGCAAGGCACTGGATACCACCCGTTACTGCATCATTTGTGCGAATTACCTCGGCGGCTGTTACGGCAGCAGCGGCCCCACTTCCATCAATCCCGCCACTGGAAAACCCTATGGCAAGAGTTTCCCCCCCGTGCTTTCCAGCGATGTCGTGCGCAGCCAGATCGCCCTGCTGGACCATCTGGGCATCAGCCAGTTGCACGCAGTTATCGGGGCGAGCGTGGGCGGACTCCTGGCGCTGAATCTGGCCACATTATACCCTGAGCGGGTGCGCATCATCATCCCGGTGGCCACCGGCTTGAAGACCACCGTGCTTACCCGGCTGACCTTGTTTGAACAGGTCATGGCCATTGAAAACGACCCCCATTTCCATGGCGGAGATTATTACGAAGGTCCCGCCCCCGAATACGGCCTAGCCCTGGCACGCATGATCTCTCACAAGACATTTGTCCACCTGGACGCCATTGAAAAGCGGGCCAAAACCACGGTCAGCCAGCCCAATGGCCAGCTCTCCTGGTATAAGGTGGGCCATAATGTGGAAAGCTACATGCTGCATCAGGGAAAAAAATTCGTGAAGCGCTTCGATGCCAACAGCTATCTGCGCATCATTAACATGTGGCTGCGCTTTGACCCGCTGCGGGATGCCGGAGTGGACAGTTATGAGCAGCTCTTCGCCCGCAGCACCGCTGCAGGACATCATTACTTGGTCTTCAGCATTGATTCTGATTTCTGCTTTTATCCTGAGGAGCAGGCCGAAATGGTCTCCGCCCTGGAAAGGGCGGAAGTATCCTCCATGCACATCACCGTGCACTCCACCAAAGGTCACGATTCTTTCCTCCTGGAGCCTGAACTTTATACCCCCCACCTCGTCTATACACTCGAAGGCCGCTGGCAGAAAAGCTCGCTGGATGGCGAGGTGCAGGAGGTGGAGTGA
- a CDS encoding type II toxin-antitoxin system VapC family toxin, whose translation MILLDSNHLAVLKYREHPRCLSLSKRLKEHADEGIGTTVIAFEEQMRGWLGLIARTSQISRQVSAYHELAGISRFFARWNVVDFDDLAASRFESLRGQKLRVGSMDLKMASIALVNNALLLTANKRDFIQVPNLRFENWLE comes from the coding sequence GTGATACTGCTTGATTCGAATCACTTGGCGGTTTTGAAGTATCGTGAACATCCACGCTGTCTTTCATTATCTAAACGGTTGAAAGAGCATGCCGATGAAGGCATCGGCACAACGGTGATTGCCTTCGAGGAACAAATGAGAGGCTGGTTGGGATTGATCGCCAGGACGTCTCAGATTTCTCGTCAAGTGTCAGCATACCATGAGCTAGCCGGGATTTCCCGCTTTTTTGCCAGGTGGAATGTTGTGGATTTTGATGATCTTGCAGCTTCCCGCTTCGAGTCCCTGCGCGGTCAAAAGCTCCGCGTTGGATCTATGGACTTGAAAATGGCTTCTATAGCCTTGGTAAATAATGCTTTGTTACTTACTGCCAACAAGCGAGACTTTATTCAGGTGCCTAATCTCCGATTTGAAAACTGGTTAGAATAA
- the murC gene encoding UDP-N-acetylmuramate--L-alanine ligase, which yields MSHAVLSLLKESRHPMRIDLIGVAGSGMSGLASLLLALGHRVSGSDKVTTLETDRLVKLGLQFFSPHSEKEVEECDMVIYSSAIKPGNVAYEAAYKQGIPLVRRAEALAAVMANKKGVVVGGTHGKTTTSALTAHVLRQGGLKPSHYVGAEIPILGANAHWDAEGELFVAEGDESDGTLVNFHPEHSIILNIEAEHLDFYDGIEAIKTVFRQLLSQTPGHWVHCAEDPVAREVCSGPQGVSYGWSQDFDFSANILAMKPDRSDFEVYQKDRLLGVATLGIPGKHNVSNALAAIALATKLGVPFENIQHALKSFRGAKRRFEIRHSGELFTVVDDYGHHPSEIAATLATAKGLQPKRIVCLFQPHRYSRTQLLKKEFGASFGDVDELFVTDVYAASEKPLPGVSGETIVEEVMAQSATKAQSTPTLLLSRDKVGNALRPGDLLITLGAGNVHEVGRCIARDLPVLEKLCSLLEAHGGGTARLYEPMNRHTTFLIGGPAQYWVEPRSVEGFAEVVRYLRSHTVPIRVIGRGSNLLVRDGGIRGAVIHPAKGEFEDVRVEGETLVVGVGARLKKIASSARNAGLGGFEWMEGVPGNLGGAIRMNAGAMGTETFDQIVSIRFIDTDGQIQEKPLAEIEHHYRNVPEFEERYIVSAVLKGTPAPQDEIDIKLAASHQKRRTSQPVGASAGCAFKNPEVCGAGKLIDELGLKGRSVGKAIVSDIHGNFIVNSGGATAREVLDLVAEIQEIAQRERGVQLEMEVKVIGEDQPMGL from the coding sequence ATGTCCCACGCCGTCCTCAGCCTCCTCAAAGAAAGCCGTCACCCCATGCGCATTGACCTCATCGGCGTTGCCGGGTCAGGGATGAGCGGGCTGGCTTCGCTGCTGCTGGCACTGGGTCACCGGGTCAGTGGGTCAGACAAGGTCACTACCCTGGAGACGGACCGCTTGGTCAAACTGGGGCTGCAGTTTTTTTCCCCCCACTCCGAAAAGGAAGTGGAGGAATGCGACATGGTCATCTACTCCAGTGCCATCAAGCCAGGAAATGTCGCCTATGAAGCCGCTTATAAGCAGGGCATCCCGCTGGTGCGCCGGGCAGAGGCACTGGCAGCTGTCATGGCCAACAAAAAGGGGGTCGTAGTCGGGGGAACGCACGGCAAGACAACCACCTCCGCACTCACGGCTCACGTCCTGCGCCAGGGGGGGCTGAAGCCCAGCCACTACGTCGGCGCAGAAATCCCCATCCTGGGTGCGAATGCGCATTGGGATGCGGAGGGGGAGCTTTTTGTGGCTGAAGGGGATGAAAGCGACGGGACCCTGGTGAACTTCCATCCGGAGCATTCCATCATCCTGAACATTGAGGCGGAGCACCTGGATTTCTACGATGGCATTGAGGCGATCAAAACCGTGTTCCGCCAGCTTCTGTCCCAGACACCAGGCCATTGGGTGCATTGCGCCGAAGACCCCGTGGCGCGGGAGGTCTGCTCCGGTCCGCAAGGGGTGAGCTACGGCTGGTCCCAGGACTTTGATTTCTCGGCCAACATCCTGGCCATGAAGCCAGACCGTTCCGATTTCGAAGTCTATCAGAAGGATCGTTTGTTAGGCGTGGCCACCTTGGGTATTCCAGGAAAACACAATGTTTCCAATGCCCTCGCCGCCATCGCCCTGGCAACGAAGCTGGGTGTTCCCTTTGAAAACATCCAGCATGCCCTGAAAAGTTTCCGTGGGGCGAAGCGCCGGTTTGAGATCCGACACAGCGGGGAGCTCTTCACCGTGGTGGATGACTACGGTCATCACCCCAGCGAAATTGCCGCCACCCTAGCCACGGCGAAGGGGCTGCAACCCAAGCGTATCGTCTGTCTTTTTCAGCCGCACCGGTATAGCCGAACTCAGCTCCTGAAGAAGGAATTCGGAGCCAGTTTTGGGGACGTGGATGAACTTTTCGTGACGGATGTCTATGCCGCCAGTGAGAAGCCACTGCCAGGTGTGAGTGGCGAAACCATCGTGGAGGAAGTGATGGCCCAATCTGCGACCAAGGCCCAGTCCACCCCGACACTGCTGCTCTCCCGAGACAAGGTTGGAAATGCGCTGCGGCCTGGAGATCTCCTTATCACACTCGGTGCTGGTAACGTGCATGAAGTGGGGCGTTGCATCGCCCGTGACCTGCCTGTTTTAGAAAAACTCTGTTCTCTTCTTGAGGCCCACGGCGGCGGTACAGCCCGGCTGTATGAGCCGATGAATCGCCACACCACCTTCCTCATTGGCGGGCCAGCTCAGTATTGGGTGGAGCCGCGCAGCGTGGAAGGTTTCGCTGAAGTAGTGCGCTACCTGCGCAGCCATACCGTCCCCATCCGGGTCATTGGTCGTGGCTCCAATCTGCTGGTCCGGGATGGCGGCATTCGTGGCGCAGTCATTCATCCTGCAAAGGGGGAATTTGAAGACGTGCGGGTGGAAGGCGAGACGCTTGTTGTAGGCGTCGGTGCACGGTTGAAAAAGATCGCCAGCAGTGCCCGCAATGCAGGGTTAGGCGGCTTTGAATGGATGGAAGGCGTGCCGGGAAATCTCGGTGGTGCCATCCGCATGAATGCCGGTGCCATGGGAACGGAGACTTTTGATCAGATCGTCAGCATACGGTTCATTGATACCGATGGACAGATCCAGGAAAAGCCCCTGGCCGAGATCGAGCACCATTATCGTAACGTGCCGGAGTTTGAAGAGCGTTACATCGTCTCTGCGGTTCTCAAGGGCACTCCTGCTCCTCAGGATGAGATTGATATCAAGCTCGCCGCTTCCCACCAAAAACGTCGCACCAGCCAGCCCGTGGGGGCCAGTGCAGGTTGCGCTTTCAAAAACCCTGAGGTCTGCGGTGCAGGCAAACTCATTGATGAACTGGGACTCAAAGGCCGCAGCGTGGGCAAGGCCATAGTTTCTGACATCCATGGCAACTTCATTGTCAACTCCGGTGGTGCTACCGCCCGGGAAGTTTTAGACCTTGTGGCCGAGATCCAGGAAATCGCCCAGCGTGAGCGTGGGGTGCAACTGGAGATGGAGGTCAAAGTCATCGGTGAAGACCAGCCCATGGGGCTGTAA
- a CDS encoding HNH endonuclease: MIDSRTRQLVVQRAVGRCEYCRLKQEHETAQSFHIEHIIALQHRGESLLQNLALSCGKCNAFKGPNLTSRDPDTGIVEMLFHPRDQRWEDHFTMDGPRILGMTAIGRTTVWLLQMNAPRRVELRQILIQDGDWD, translated from the coding sequence GTGATTGATTCACGAACTCGCCAACTTGTCGTGCAGAGGGCGGTAGGTCGTTGTGAATACTGCCGCCTGAAGCAGGAGCACGAAACCGCCCAGAGTTTTCATATAGAGCATATTATTGCGCTCCAGCATCGCGGAGAGAGCCTTTTGCAAAATTTGGCTCTTTCATGCGGAAAGTGCAACGCGTTCAAAGGCCCCAATTTGACCTCGCGCGACCCCGATACTGGAATCGTTGAAATGCTCTTTCATCCCCGCGATCAGCGCTGGGAAGATCACTTTACCATGGATGGCCCTCGAATCTTGGGAATGACCGCAATCGGAAGGACGACTGTTTGGCTGTTACAGATGAACGCCCCACGTCGTGTGGAGCTGCGGCAGATTTTGATTCAGGATGGCGACTGGGACTGA